One Takifugu rubripes chromosome 2, fTakRub1.2, whole genome shotgun sequence genomic region harbors:
- the eml1 gene encoding echinoderm microtubule-associated protein-like 1 isoform X2 yields MEDGFSSYSSLYDTSSLLQFCNDDSASAASSMEVTDRIASLEQRVQMQEDEIQLLKSALADVVRRLNVSEEQQAMGSRRGPTKALCVPRIDPAKLRKSPSADCSVGKSARPMIATLPLRSTLNNGTVLPKKASGTLPSPSGPGSRKDTSTPASKSTVRRANSNEHVGTLTRKDSGESKGNRTRAGSTGSNSSGKRSDSKQREPVFNAGMRRVTHCKEEGYVKMYLKGRPITMFLPKDQVDSYCLEARADPPGNKLKLDWVYGYRGRDCRSNLYLLPTGETVYFIASVVVLFNVDEQLQRHYTGHTDDIKCLAVHPDKITIATGQVAGTTPDGKLAPHVRVWDSVSLNTLHVLGSGFFDRALVCLAFSKSNGGNTLCAVDDSNDHVLSVWDWQREDRLAEVKCSNDSVFGVDFHPTDCSVIVTCGKSHLYFWSLEKGVLVKKQGLFEKQEKPKFVLCVTFAENGNTITGDSSGNILAWGKGTNRISHVIQGAHEGSIFALCMLRNGTLLSGGKDRRLISWDSSYQQIQTVEVPELFGPIRTIAEGRGETVLIGTTKNFVLQGSLDGDFISITQGHTDELWGLAVHPWKPYFLSCGYDRQVCLWDSSSHQLIWAKIMEDAAQSAGFHPSGAVVAIGTQTGRWLVLDTDSKDLVTVHTDGNEQLSVLKYGPDGNFLAIGSHDNYIYIYAVSENGRKYSRLGKCSGHSSFITHLDWSVDSQYLVSNSGDYEILYWIPSVCKQVVSVETTRDIDWATYTCPLGFQVFGLWPDGSDGTDVNAVCRSHGKSLLVTGDDFGKVHLFTYPCSQFRAPSHLYSGHSSHVTNVSFLYDDSYLVSIGGKDMSVMQWRIV; encoded by the exons ATGGAGGACGGCTTTTCCAGCTACAGCAGCCTGTATGACACCTCATCACTGCTCCAGTTCTGCAACG ATGACAGCGCGTCTGCCGCCAGCAGTATGGAGGTGACCGACCGGATCGCCTCCCTGGAGCAGAGGGTCCAGATGCAGGAGGACgagatccagctgttgaagTCTGCTCTGGCTGACGTTGTGCGTCGGCTCAACGTatctgaggagcagcaggccaTGGGGTCACGCAGAGGACCCACCAAAG CGCTGTGCGTCCCGAGAATAGACCCCGCTAAGCTGAGAAAGTCTCCTTCAGCAGACTGCAGTGTTGGGAAGTCAG CCAGGCCAATGATTGCGACCCTGCCCCTGCGGTCCACTCTAAACAACGGGACTGTCCTGCCAAAGAAAGCCAGCGGCACTCTCCCTTCCCCCTCTGGACCTGGGTCCAGGAAGGACACCAGCACACCGGCCAGCAAGAG CACCGTGAGGAGAGCCAACTCAAACGAACACGTGGGGACTCTCACTAGGAAAGATTCGGGGGAATCCAAGGGCAACCGAACCCGCGCTGGATCCACGGGCAGCAACTCCAGCGGGAAAAGGAGCGACAG CAAACAGAGGGAGCCAGTGTTCAACGCAG GAATGCGACGTGTGACCCACTGCAAAG AGGAAGGTTATGTGAAAATGTACTTGAAGGGTCGTCCCATCACCATGTTCTTGCCCAAGGATCAAGTGGACAGCTACTGCCTGGAGGCCAGAGCTGACCCGCCCGGCAACAAGCTCAAACTGGACTGGGT TTATGGCTACCGTGGTCGCGACTGTCGCTCCAACCTTTACTTGCTGCCCACTGGGGAGACGGTGTATTTCATCGCTTCAGTGGTCGTCCTGTTTAATGTGgacgagcagctgcagaggcactacacaggacacacagatgACATCAAATG CCTGGCTGTCCACCCTGATAAGATCACCATAGCAACTGGACAGGTAGCTGGAACGACTCCAGATGGAAAA CTGGCTCCTCATGTCCGTGTTTGGGACTCTGTCAGCCTCAACACCCTCCATGTTCTGGGCTCAGGCTTCTTCGATCGAGCCCTGGTCTGCCTGGCTTTCTCCAAGTCG AATGGAGGAAACACGCTGTGTGCCGTCGATGACTCCAACGACCACGTCCTTTCTGTCTGGGACTGgcagagagaggacagactgGCTGAAGTTAAA TGCTCCAACGACTCGGTGTTTGGTGTGGACTTCCACCCGACAGACTGCAGCGTCATAGTGACATGTGGCAAGTCTCATCTGTATTTCTGGAGCCTGGAGAAAGGCGTGCTGGTCAAGAAGCAGGGGCTGTTTGAG AAACAAGAGAAGCCCAAGtttgtgctgtgtgtgacaTTTGCAGAAAATGGAAACACCATCACTGGAGACTCGAGCGGGAACATCCTGGCGTGGGGAAAAG GCACTAATCGCATCAGCCATGTCATCCAGGGAGCTCACGAGGGCAGCATCTTTGCCCTGTGCATGCTGAGGAACGGCACGCTTCTGTCTGGAGGAAAAGACCGCAGGCTCATCTCCTGGGACAGCAGTTACCAGCAGATACAGACAGTGGAG GTTCCCGAGCTGTTCGGCCCCATCAGAACTATagcagagggcagaggagagACTGTGCTCATTGGGACCACTAAGAATTTTGTTTTGCAAGGCAGTTTAGATGgagattttatttcaattacACAG ggtcACACCGATGAGCTGTGGGGTCTGGCAGTTCACCCCTGGAAGCCTTACTTCCTGAGCTGTGGCTATGACAGACAGGTCTGCCTGTGGGACTCCAGCTCGCATCAGCTCATCTGGGCCAAGATCATGGAG GATGCTGCTCAGTCAGCAGGATTTCATCCATCAGGAGCTGTGGTTGCCATAGGAACCCAAACTGGCCG GTGGTTGGTTCTCGACACGGATTCCAAGGATCTCGTCACTGTGCACACGGATGGAAACGAGCAGCTGTCTGTCCTGAAATATGGACCAG ATGGTAACTTCCTTGCCATCGGTTCCCATGACAACTACATCTACATCTATGCTGTGTCAGAAAATGGGCGGAAATACAGTCGATTGGGGAAATGTTCG GGTCATTCTAGCTTCATCACCCACCTGGACTGGTCGGTGGACTCCCAGTACCTGGTGTCAAATTCAGGGGACTATGAGATTCTCTACT GGATCCCATCAGTGTGTAAACAGGTGGTCAGCGTGGAGACCACCCGAGACATCGACTGGGCCACCTACACCTGCCCCCTGGGCTTCCAAGTGTTCG GCTTGTGGCCTGACGGTTCAGACGGCACTGATGTCAACGCTGTCTGCAGGAGTCACGGTAAAAGCCTCCTGGTGACTGGAGATGACTTCGGGAAGGTCCATCTCTTCACGTACCCTTGTTCCCAGTTCAGG GCTCCGAGCCATCTCTACAGCGGCCACAGCAGTCACGTGACCAACGTGAGCTTCCTGTACGACGACAGCTACCTGGTGTCGATCGGGGGGAAGGACATGAGCGTGATGCAGTGGAGGATAGTGTGA
- the eml1 gene encoding echinoderm microtubule-associated protein-like 1 isoform X1, with the protein MEDGFSSYSSLYDTSSLLQFCNDDSASAASSMEVTDRIASLEQRVQMQEDEIQLLKSALADVVRRLNVSEEQQAMGSRRGPTKALCVPRIDPAKLRKSPSADCSVGKSARPMIATLPLRSTLNNGTVLPKKASGTLPSPSGPGSRKDTSTPASKSTVRRANSNEHVGTLTRKDSGESKGNRTRAGSTGSNSSGKRSDSKQREPVFNAGMRRVTHCKEEGYVKMYLKGRPITMFLPKDQVDSYCLEARADPPGNKLKLDWVYGYRGRDCRSNLYLLPTGETVYFIASVVVLFNVDEQLQRHYTGHTDDIKCLAVHPDKITIATGQVAGTTPDGKQLAPHVRVWDSVSLNTLHVLGSGFFDRALVCLAFSKSNGGNTLCAVDDSNDHVLSVWDWQREDRLAEVKCSNDSVFGVDFHPTDCSVIVTCGKSHLYFWSLEKGVLVKKQGLFEKQEKPKFVLCVTFAENGNTITGDSSGNILAWGKGTNRISHVIQGAHEGSIFALCMLRNGTLLSGGKDRRLISWDSSYQQIQTVEVPELFGPIRTIAEGRGETVLIGTTKNFVLQGSLDGDFISITQGHTDELWGLAVHPWKPYFLSCGYDRQVCLWDSSSHQLIWAKIMEDAAQSAGFHPSGAVVAIGTQTGRWLVLDTDSKDLVTVHTDGNEQLSVLKYGPDGNFLAIGSHDNYIYIYAVSENGRKYSRLGKCSGHSSFITHLDWSVDSQYLVSNSGDYEILYWIPSVCKQVVSVETTRDIDWATYTCPLGFQVFGLWPDGSDGTDVNAVCRSHGKSLLVTGDDFGKVHLFTYPCSQFRAPSHLYSGHSSHVTNVSFLYDDSYLVSIGGKDMSVMQWRIV; encoded by the exons ATGGAGGACGGCTTTTCCAGCTACAGCAGCCTGTATGACACCTCATCACTGCTCCAGTTCTGCAACG ATGACAGCGCGTCTGCCGCCAGCAGTATGGAGGTGACCGACCGGATCGCCTCCCTGGAGCAGAGGGTCCAGATGCAGGAGGACgagatccagctgttgaagTCTGCTCTGGCTGACGTTGTGCGTCGGCTCAACGTatctgaggagcagcaggccaTGGGGTCACGCAGAGGACCCACCAAAG CGCTGTGCGTCCCGAGAATAGACCCCGCTAAGCTGAGAAAGTCTCCTTCAGCAGACTGCAGTGTTGGGAAGTCAG CCAGGCCAATGATTGCGACCCTGCCCCTGCGGTCCACTCTAAACAACGGGACTGTCCTGCCAAAGAAAGCCAGCGGCACTCTCCCTTCCCCCTCTGGACCTGGGTCCAGGAAGGACACCAGCACACCGGCCAGCAAGAG CACCGTGAGGAGAGCCAACTCAAACGAACACGTGGGGACTCTCACTAGGAAAGATTCGGGGGAATCCAAGGGCAACCGAACCCGCGCTGGATCCACGGGCAGCAACTCCAGCGGGAAAAGGAGCGACAG CAAACAGAGGGAGCCAGTGTTCAACGCAG GAATGCGACGTGTGACCCACTGCAAAG AGGAAGGTTATGTGAAAATGTACTTGAAGGGTCGTCCCATCACCATGTTCTTGCCCAAGGATCAAGTGGACAGCTACTGCCTGGAGGCCAGAGCTGACCCGCCCGGCAACAAGCTCAAACTGGACTGGGT TTATGGCTACCGTGGTCGCGACTGTCGCTCCAACCTTTACTTGCTGCCCACTGGGGAGACGGTGTATTTCATCGCTTCAGTGGTCGTCCTGTTTAATGTGgacgagcagctgcagaggcactacacaggacacacagatgACATCAAATG CCTGGCTGTCCACCCTGATAAGATCACCATAGCAACTGGACAGGTAGCTGGAACGACTCCAGATGGAAAA CAGCTGGCTCCTCATGTCCGTGTTTGGGACTCTGTCAGCCTCAACACCCTCCATGTTCTGGGCTCAGGCTTCTTCGATCGAGCCCTGGTCTGCCTGGCTTTCTCCAAGTCG AATGGAGGAAACACGCTGTGTGCCGTCGATGACTCCAACGACCACGTCCTTTCTGTCTGGGACTGgcagagagaggacagactgGCTGAAGTTAAA TGCTCCAACGACTCGGTGTTTGGTGTGGACTTCCACCCGACAGACTGCAGCGTCATAGTGACATGTGGCAAGTCTCATCTGTATTTCTGGAGCCTGGAGAAAGGCGTGCTGGTCAAGAAGCAGGGGCTGTTTGAG AAACAAGAGAAGCCCAAGtttgtgctgtgtgtgacaTTTGCAGAAAATGGAAACACCATCACTGGAGACTCGAGCGGGAACATCCTGGCGTGGGGAAAAG GCACTAATCGCATCAGCCATGTCATCCAGGGAGCTCACGAGGGCAGCATCTTTGCCCTGTGCATGCTGAGGAACGGCACGCTTCTGTCTGGAGGAAAAGACCGCAGGCTCATCTCCTGGGACAGCAGTTACCAGCAGATACAGACAGTGGAG GTTCCCGAGCTGTTCGGCCCCATCAGAACTATagcagagggcagaggagagACTGTGCTCATTGGGACCACTAAGAATTTTGTTTTGCAAGGCAGTTTAGATGgagattttatttcaattacACAG ggtcACACCGATGAGCTGTGGGGTCTGGCAGTTCACCCCTGGAAGCCTTACTTCCTGAGCTGTGGCTATGACAGACAGGTCTGCCTGTGGGACTCCAGCTCGCATCAGCTCATCTGGGCCAAGATCATGGAG GATGCTGCTCAGTCAGCAGGATTTCATCCATCAGGAGCTGTGGTTGCCATAGGAACCCAAACTGGCCG GTGGTTGGTTCTCGACACGGATTCCAAGGATCTCGTCACTGTGCACACGGATGGAAACGAGCAGCTGTCTGTCCTGAAATATGGACCAG ATGGTAACTTCCTTGCCATCGGTTCCCATGACAACTACATCTACATCTATGCTGTGTCAGAAAATGGGCGGAAATACAGTCGATTGGGGAAATGTTCG GGTCATTCTAGCTTCATCACCCACCTGGACTGGTCGGTGGACTCCCAGTACCTGGTGTCAAATTCAGGGGACTATGAGATTCTCTACT GGATCCCATCAGTGTGTAAACAGGTGGTCAGCGTGGAGACCACCCGAGACATCGACTGGGCCACCTACACCTGCCCCCTGGGCTTCCAAGTGTTCG GCTTGTGGCCTGACGGTTCAGACGGCACTGATGTCAACGCTGTCTGCAGGAGTCACGGTAAAAGCCTCCTGGTGACTGGAGATGACTTCGGGAAGGTCCATCTCTTCACGTACCCTTGTTCCCAGTTCAGG GCTCCGAGCCATCTCTACAGCGGCCACAGCAGTCACGTGACCAACGTGAGCTTCCTGTACGACGACAGCTACCTGGTGTCGATCGGGGGGAAGGACATGAGCGTGATGCAGTGGAGGATAGTGTGA
- the eml1 gene encoding echinoderm microtubule-associated protein-like 1 isoform X3 — MEDGFSSYSSLYDTSSLLQFCNDDSASAASSMEVTDRIASLEQRVQMQEDEIQLLKSALADVVRRLNVSEEQQAMGSRRGPTKALCVPRIDPAKLRKSPSADCSVGKSARPMIATLPLRSTLNNGTVLPKKASGTLPSPSGPGSRKDTSTPASKSTVRRANSNEHVGTLTRKDSGESKGNRTRAGSTGSNSSGKRSDSKQREPVFNAEEGYVKMYLKGRPITMFLPKDQVDSYCLEARADPPGNKLKLDWVYGYRGRDCRSNLYLLPTGETVYFIASVVVLFNVDEQLQRHYTGHTDDIKCLAVHPDKITIATGQVAGTTPDGKQLAPHVRVWDSVSLNTLHVLGSGFFDRALVCLAFSKSNGGNTLCAVDDSNDHVLSVWDWQREDRLAEVKCSNDSVFGVDFHPTDCSVIVTCGKSHLYFWSLEKGVLVKKQGLFEKQEKPKFVLCVTFAENGNTITGDSSGNILAWGKGTNRISHVIQGAHEGSIFALCMLRNGTLLSGGKDRRLISWDSSYQQIQTVEVPELFGPIRTIAEGRGETVLIGTTKNFVLQGSLDGDFISITQGHTDELWGLAVHPWKPYFLSCGYDRQVCLWDSSSHQLIWAKIMEDAAQSAGFHPSGAVVAIGTQTGRWLVLDTDSKDLVTVHTDGNEQLSVLKYGPDGNFLAIGSHDNYIYIYAVSENGRKYSRLGKCSGHSSFITHLDWSVDSQYLVSNSGDYEILYWIPSVCKQVVSVETTRDIDWATYTCPLGFQVFGLWPDGSDGTDVNAVCRSHGKSLLVTGDDFGKVHLFTYPCSQFRAPSHLYSGHSSHVTNVSFLYDDSYLVSIGGKDMSVMQWRIV; from the exons ATGGAGGACGGCTTTTCCAGCTACAGCAGCCTGTATGACACCTCATCACTGCTCCAGTTCTGCAACG ATGACAGCGCGTCTGCCGCCAGCAGTATGGAGGTGACCGACCGGATCGCCTCCCTGGAGCAGAGGGTCCAGATGCAGGAGGACgagatccagctgttgaagTCTGCTCTGGCTGACGTTGTGCGTCGGCTCAACGTatctgaggagcagcaggccaTGGGGTCACGCAGAGGACCCACCAAAG CGCTGTGCGTCCCGAGAATAGACCCCGCTAAGCTGAGAAAGTCTCCTTCAGCAGACTGCAGTGTTGGGAAGTCAG CCAGGCCAATGATTGCGACCCTGCCCCTGCGGTCCACTCTAAACAACGGGACTGTCCTGCCAAAGAAAGCCAGCGGCACTCTCCCTTCCCCCTCTGGACCTGGGTCCAGGAAGGACACCAGCACACCGGCCAGCAAGAG CACCGTGAGGAGAGCCAACTCAAACGAACACGTGGGGACTCTCACTAGGAAAGATTCGGGGGAATCCAAGGGCAACCGAACCCGCGCTGGATCCACGGGCAGCAACTCCAGCGGGAAAAGGAGCGACAG CAAACAGAGGGAGCCAGTGTTCAACGCAG AGGAAGGTTATGTGAAAATGTACTTGAAGGGTCGTCCCATCACCATGTTCTTGCCCAAGGATCAAGTGGACAGCTACTGCCTGGAGGCCAGAGCTGACCCGCCCGGCAACAAGCTCAAACTGGACTGGGT TTATGGCTACCGTGGTCGCGACTGTCGCTCCAACCTTTACTTGCTGCCCACTGGGGAGACGGTGTATTTCATCGCTTCAGTGGTCGTCCTGTTTAATGTGgacgagcagctgcagaggcactacacaggacacacagatgACATCAAATG CCTGGCTGTCCACCCTGATAAGATCACCATAGCAACTGGACAGGTAGCTGGAACGACTCCAGATGGAAAA CAGCTGGCTCCTCATGTCCGTGTTTGGGACTCTGTCAGCCTCAACACCCTCCATGTTCTGGGCTCAGGCTTCTTCGATCGAGCCCTGGTCTGCCTGGCTTTCTCCAAGTCG AATGGAGGAAACACGCTGTGTGCCGTCGATGACTCCAACGACCACGTCCTTTCTGTCTGGGACTGgcagagagaggacagactgGCTGAAGTTAAA TGCTCCAACGACTCGGTGTTTGGTGTGGACTTCCACCCGACAGACTGCAGCGTCATAGTGACATGTGGCAAGTCTCATCTGTATTTCTGGAGCCTGGAGAAAGGCGTGCTGGTCAAGAAGCAGGGGCTGTTTGAG AAACAAGAGAAGCCCAAGtttgtgctgtgtgtgacaTTTGCAGAAAATGGAAACACCATCACTGGAGACTCGAGCGGGAACATCCTGGCGTGGGGAAAAG GCACTAATCGCATCAGCCATGTCATCCAGGGAGCTCACGAGGGCAGCATCTTTGCCCTGTGCATGCTGAGGAACGGCACGCTTCTGTCTGGAGGAAAAGACCGCAGGCTCATCTCCTGGGACAGCAGTTACCAGCAGATACAGACAGTGGAG GTTCCCGAGCTGTTCGGCCCCATCAGAACTATagcagagggcagaggagagACTGTGCTCATTGGGACCACTAAGAATTTTGTTTTGCAAGGCAGTTTAGATGgagattttatttcaattacACAG ggtcACACCGATGAGCTGTGGGGTCTGGCAGTTCACCCCTGGAAGCCTTACTTCCTGAGCTGTGGCTATGACAGACAGGTCTGCCTGTGGGACTCCAGCTCGCATCAGCTCATCTGGGCCAAGATCATGGAG GATGCTGCTCAGTCAGCAGGATTTCATCCATCAGGAGCTGTGGTTGCCATAGGAACCCAAACTGGCCG GTGGTTGGTTCTCGACACGGATTCCAAGGATCTCGTCACTGTGCACACGGATGGAAACGAGCAGCTGTCTGTCCTGAAATATGGACCAG ATGGTAACTTCCTTGCCATCGGTTCCCATGACAACTACATCTACATCTATGCTGTGTCAGAAAATGGGCGGAAATACAGTCGATTGGGGAAATGTTCG GGTCATTCTAGCTTCATCACCCACCTGGACTGGTCGGTGGACTCCCAGTACCTGGTGTCAAATTCAGGGGACTATGAGATTCTCTACT GGATCCCATCAGTGTGTAAACAGGTGGTCAGCGTGGAGACCACCCGAGACATCGACTGGGCCACCTACACCTGCCCCCTGGGCTTCCAAGTGTTCG GCTTGTGGCCTGACGGTTCAGACGGCACTGATGTCAACGCTGTCTGCAGGAGTCACGGTAAAAGCCTCCTGGTGACTGGAGATGACTTCGGGAAGGTCCATCTCTTCACGTACCCTTGTTCCCAGTTCAGG GCTCCGAGCCATCTCTACAGCGGCCACAGCAGTCACGTGACCAACGTGAGCTTCCTGTACGACGACAGCTACCTGGTGTCGATCGGGGGGAAGGACATGAGCGTGATGCAGTGGAGGATAGTGTGA
- the eml1 gene encoding echinoderm microtubule-associated protein-like 1 isoform X5: MEDGFSSYSSLYDTSSLLQFCNDDSASAASSMEVTDRIASLEQRVQMQEDEIQLLKSALADVVRRLNVSEEQQAMGSRRGPTKARPMIATLPLRSTLNNGTVLPKKASGTLPSPSGPGSRKDTSTPASKSTVRRANSNEHVGTLTRKDSGESKGNRTRAGSTGSNSSGKRSDSKQREPVFNAGMRRVTHCKEEGYVKMYLKGRPITMFLPKDQVDSYCLEARADPPGNKLKLDWVYGYRGRDCRSNLYLLPTGETVYFIASVVVLFNVDEQLQRHYTGHTDDIKCLAVHPDKITIATGQVAGTTPDGKQLAPHVRVWDSVSLNTLHVLGSGFFDRALVCLAFSKSNGGNTLCAVDDSNDHVLSVWDWQREDRLAEVKCSNDSVFGVDFHPTDCSVIVTCGKSHLYFWSLEKGVLVKKQGLFEKQEKPKFVLCVTFAENGNTITGDSSGNILAWGKGTNRISHVIQGAHEGSIFALCMLRNGTLLSGGKDRRLISWDSSYQQIQTVEVPELFGPIRTIAEGRGETVLIGTTKNFVLQGSLDGDFISITQGHTDELWGLAVHPWKPYFLSCGYDRQVCLWDSSSHQLIWAKIMEDAAQSAGFHPSGAVVAIGTQTGRWLVLDTDSKDLVTVHTDGNEQLSVLKYGPDGNFLAIGSHDNYIYIYAVSENGRKYSRLGKCSGHSSFITHLDWSVDSQYLVSNSGDYEILYWIPSVCKQVVSVETTRDIDWATYTCPLGFQVFGLWPDGSDGTDVNAVCRSHGKSLLVTGDDFGKVHLFTYPCSQFRAPSHLYSGHSSHVTNVSFLYDDSYLVSIGGKDMSVMQWRIV, from the exons ATGGAGGACGGCTTTTCCAGCTACAGCAGCCTGTATGACACCTCATCACTGCTCCAGTTCTGCAACG ATGACAGCGCGTCTGCCGCCAGCAGTATGGAGGTGACCGACCGGATCGCCTCCCTGGAGCAGAGGGTCCAGATGCAGGAGGACgagatccagctgttgaagTCTGCTCTGGCTGACGTTGTGCGTCGGCTCAACGTatctgaggagcagcaggccaTGGGGTCACGCAGAGGACCCACCAAAG CCAGGCCAATGATTGCGACCCTGCCCCTGCGGTCCACTCTAAACAACGGGACTGTCCTGCCAAAGAAAGCCAGCGGCACTCTCCCTTCCCCCTCTGGACCTGGGTCCAGGAAGGACACCAGCACACCGGCCAGCAAGAG CACCGTGAGGAGAGCCAACTCAAACGAACACGTGGGGACTCTCACTAGGAAAGATTCGGGGGAATCCAAGGGCAACCGAACCCGCGCTGGATCCACGGGCAGCAACTCCAGCGGGAAAAGGAGCGACAG CAAACAGAGGGAGCCAGTGTTCAACGCAG GAATGCGACGTGTGACCCACTGCAAAG AGGAAGGTTATGTGAAAATGTACTTGAAGGGTCGTCCCATCACCATGTTCTTGCCCAAGGATCAAGTGGACAGCTACTGCCTGGAGGCCAGAGCTGACCCGCCCGGCAACAAGCTCAAACTGGACTGGGT TTATGGCTACCGTGGTCGCGACTGTCGCTCCAACCTTTACTTGCTGCCCACTGGGGAGACGGTGTATTTCATCGCTTCAGTGGTCGTCCTGTTTAATGTGgacgagcagctgcagaggcactacacaggacacacagatgACATCAAATG CCTGGCTGTCCACCCTGATAAGATCACCATAGCAACTGGACAGGTAGCTGGAACGACTCCAGATGGAAAA CAGCTGGCTCCTCATGTCCGTGTTTGGGACTCTGTCAGCCTCAACACCCTCCATGTTCTGGGCTCAGGCTTCTTCGATCGAGCCCTGGTCTGCCTGGCTTTCTCCAAGTCG AATGGAGGAAACACGCTGTGTGCCGTCGATGACTCCAACGACCACGTCCTTTCTGTCTGGGACTGgcagagagaggacagactgGCTGAAGTTAAA TGCTCCAACGACTCGGTGTTTGGTGTGGACTTCCACCCGACAGACTGCAGCGTCATAGTGACATGTGGCAAGTCTCATCTGTATTTCTGGAGCCTGGAGAAAGGCGTGCTGGTCAAGAAGCAGGGGCTGTTTGAG AAACAAGAGAAGCCCAAGtttgtgctgtgtgtgacaTTTGCAGAAAATGGAAACACCATCACTGGAGACTCGAGCGGGAACATCCTGGCGTGGGGAAAAG GCACTAATCGCATCAGCCATGTCATCCAGGGAGCTCACGAGGGCAGCATCTTTGCCCTGTGCATGCTGAGGAACGGCACGCTTCTGTCTGGAGGAAAAGACCGCAGGCTCATCTCCTGGGACAGCAGTTACCAGCAGATACAGACAGTGGAG GTTCCCGAGCTGTTCGGCCCCATCAGAACTATagcagagggcagaggagagACTGTGCTCATTGGGACCACTAAGAATTTTGTTTTGCAAGGCAGTTTAGATGgagattttatttcaattacACAG ggtcACACCGATGAGCTGTGGGGTCTGGCAGTTCACCCCTGGAAGCCTTACTTCCTGAGCTGTGGCTATGACAGACAGGTCTGCCTGTGGGACTCCAGCTCGCATCAGCTCATCTGGGCCAAGATCATGGAG GATGCTGCTCAGTCAGCAGGATTTCATCCATCAGGAGCTGTGGTTGCCATAGGAACCCAAACTGGCCG GTGGTTGGTTCTCGACACGGATTCCAAGGATCTCGTCACTGTGCACACGGATGGAAACGAGCAGCTGTCTGTCCTGAAATATGGACCAG ATGGTAACTTCCTTGCCATCGGTTCCCATGACAACTACATCTACATCTATGCTGTGTCAGAAAATGGGCGGAAATACAGTCGATTGGGGAAATGTTCG GGTCATTCTAGCTTCATCACCCACCTGGACTGGTCGGTGGACTCCCAGTACCTGGTGTCAAATTCAGGGGACTATGAGATTCTCTACT GGATCCCATCAGTGTGTAAACAGGTGGTCAGCGTGGAGACCACCCGAGACATCGACTGGGCCACCTACACCTGCCCCCTGGGCTTCCAAGTGTTCG GCTTGTGGCCTGACGGTTCAGACGGCACTGATGTCAACGCTGTCTGCAGGAGTCACGGTAAAAGCCTCCTGGTGACTGGAGATGACTTCGGGAAGGTCCATCTCTTCACGTACCCTTGTTCCCAGTTCAGG GCTCCGAGCCATCTCTACAGCGGCCACAGCAGTCACGTGACCAACGTGAGCTTCCTGTACGACGACAGCTACCTGGTGTCGATCGGGGGGAAGGACATGAGCGTGATGCAGTGGAGGATAGTGTGA